The region TCAAGTTAAGAATTACTATACCCAAACCAATTGCAAGAATAAAAGCACCAAAAGTTTGCCAATGGTGAAGCACTATCCAACTTTCTATGGCTGGGTAATCTGCATACCTCCTTGGCATACCCTCAAGACCTACTACAAACTGAAGGAAGTAAAAGATGTTAGAACCTATCATAATCAACACGAGCCCAACTTTGCCCCAAAATTCACTATACATCTTGCCAGTTAGCTTGGGGAACCAATAGTGGAATCCACCAAAAACTGCGAGGGTTAGAGCCATACCTAAAACGTAATGGAAGTGAGCCACTACAAAGTGAGAGTCATGGATACCTATGTCAAAAGCTGGCAGACCTAAAGGTATTCCAGTAAGACCACCTATCAAGAACATGAATATGGCAGAAAGTGTATAAAGCATGGGTGTGGTAAAGCGGATGGATCCCTTGTAGAGGGTGCCTATCCAGTTGAAGATCTTAATACCAGTGGGCACGCCTATAAGCACTGTGGTGTAGGAGAACAGAATTCTTATCCAATCTGGCACACCGCTGGTAAACATGTGATGGATCCAAACCATAAAGCCAAGAATGGCTATACCCCATATAGCAAAGATCATGGAGGTCCTTCCAAATATTTCCCTCCTTGAGAAGGTAGCTATCATCTCCGAGATTAAACCGAAGGCTGGCAAAATCATAACATACACAACTGGGTGGGAGTAGAACCAGAATATGTTCTGATAGAGAAGTGGGTCTCCTCCTCTTGCGGGGTCAAAGAAGGCGGTGTGGAAATACTTGTCCAAAAGTAGCATGGTCACTGCACCTGCAAGGGCTGGCACACCAAGGATCTGTATCACGTTCATAGCCAAGAAGGAGTGAAGGAATAGGTTCATCTTTTTAAGGGTTATACCCGGAGCCCTCATGCTAAGGTTTGTAACTACCAAGTTTATGGCAGAAGCCAAAGAAGATGCTCCAAGAAGGTGTATGATCAAGGCGTAAAAAGCTACAGGACCTGCGTTATCGTTAAGAGAAAAGGGTGGATAACCAGTCCACATCATCCTTATTTGGCTTCCGGGCAGAAGGGTAAGAAGTGCCATAACGCTTGCAGCAAAAAATAGCCAATAGCTCAGAGCGTTCAGTCTTGGAAAAGCTACGTCTCTTGCACCTATCATGAGCGGAAGCAAGAAGTTACCGAAGGATCCCCATATACCCACAGCCCACCAAAACTGCATCAGAACCCCGTGCAAGGTTAGAAGTTGGTTGTAGTGATCCTCATCCACATACTGCAAACCAGGTTGGAAAAGCTCGAGCCTTATGCCCAAGGCGGATATGCCCGCGATCAAGAAAAATATAAGGCTGGTTATACCATACATTACTCCTATCTTTTTGTGGTCTGTGGTAAAGACCCACTCCTTCAGAGTGGCTCCAAACCACGGTTTGTGTACGCCTACTACCGCCATGGCTACACCTCCTTTATTTATTTAAGGATACTTGCTTGCTATCTATAGATCCGCCGTACCACTTTTCAAACTCTTCCTTTGGAACAACTTTTAGCACGGCAGCCATTTTTGAGTGCTTGGTCCCGCAGTATTCTCTGCAAAAGGCCCAATACTCTCCAGGTTGGTTGATCTTAAACCACATGTGAGTTATCCTTCCGGGAACTGCATCCTCAGTAACTTTGGCAGGCTGGACGTAGAAGGAATGAATTACATCCTGAGAGGTAAGAAGAACTTTTATAGGAACTCCTGCAGGTATGTAAGCCTTTGCCATGTCCGGTATTTTGTCAAAGGGTAAGTAAGATTTTGTCTCTGGATCTTCAATCATATTAAAGAAAGCATAAACCTGTTTTCCATTAGGGTATTCAAAGGACCAACCCCACATAAAACCCGTTACCTTTATTTCAAAAGCCCCTTCTGGAGCAGTTCTTTGGGATTTATAAAAGGCAAAGCTCTGAGTGGCAAGGTATATAACTATTATTACAGGGATTATGGTCCAAAGGACTTCAAGCATAGGGTTTTCATGAACGTGCTGTGCTTCTTCGTTGAAGCCTTTTTTATATCTGTACTTCACTAAAAAGTAAGCCCCTGGTATGAACACCACTAAGTATATGACCACGGATATAGCCAGCCATATGTAATACATTTTGTCCCACAATGGGGCTGGCTCTGCCAGAGGCTGGGCAAAGCTTAAGCCAAAAGCACTGAGTATACCTAAGGTGGTGCGCCTCATCTTAAAACCTCCTTTCTTGATTTATATAATAAAGCTAAACCAAAGGTTGCAAGCACTCCACTAATACCTAAACCAGCAAAAATAAGCATAGGGTCTATAACGTATTTACTCCTTGCGTTGTCGTATCTATAGCATGCGAGCAAAGCCAAGTCAATTATATTGTTAATCCTGGGTTGTTCCTTTTGAGCTTCTATGAATGCAAGTTTGAGGTCTTTTTCTGTAGGAAAAGCTCCATAAAGGTATCTGGTTATTTTGCCAGAAGGCGAAATAAAGATTATTGCAGAGGTGTGTATAAAGATTCTGTCCCTTGGTATGTAATAAAACTTGTAGCCTGTAGCTTCTGTTAGCTTTTTTATATCTTCCTTTGAGAGAAGACCCACGAGCCAATTTTCCGGCACTTGGCCTCCAAAGTTCTTATCTACGAAAGCTTTTAGAGTCTGTAGGTTATCCTTCTCGTCAAAGGAGAGAACTACAAACTTATAATCTCTGTATTTTTCTTTAGTGAGCTTTCTTACATTATTCACCGTAAGCGGACAGGCGGTTTCGCAAGTATAGTAAGCAAAGATCAGGGCTGTGGGTTTTTGGTTTATAAACTCTTTCAGACTTACATCTCCTGTTAGATTTTTAACCTTTGCGTCGGGTATCGTCTTACCCAAGTATAGCTCCTCTCTAATTTTCACAACTGATAGATCCTGCTCGCCATGGTTGGATATCCTGTAAGCCATAGTTAAAAGAGGAAGAAGCAGAAGAAGGATAAGTTTCATACCAAGCTCCCCACTAAGTAAGCACTGCTTGCTACCAAAAGCCACATAATATCTACAAAGTGCCAGTAAAGAACAGTGGCTCTAATGTAAGTGTGTCCTTTGTGATGTGATATTTGGTTTGTTAGTATTAGAGCTATAGCAACCAATTGCATGAATATACCCACGAATATGTGGGATGTGTGTATACCCGTAAGAGCATAGAAGCCTGTGCCATACATGTTTGAACTTATCGTAAAACCACCATGCCACAAATGGGTCCATTCGTAAATGTGCAGAACTGCAAACAAAAGACCAAGACCTATTGTTATCAAAAAGAACAGAGCGGATAAAGCTTTTTTACCAGATTCTATAGCCTTTTCTGCTACTATAGCTGTAGCACTGGATGTCCAGAGAATTAGAGTAAGTATAACCGGCATTACTAAGTTCATTTCCTTTGGAACCCACCCAGCCCACTTGTCCGCATGGGCTACCCTTGCCATGTAGAAAGCCGCAAACATTGTTCCGAATATGACCACCTCAGAGACTATAAAGAAGATCATAGCTGGGAAACCCAAACCTTCTTCGTGCCCCTTTTTGAAAAACTCATAGGCCCAACCGGCCAAAGACAGGACGAATAGCACCAGTGATATCCCTCCCAAAATTAGGGCAAGCATGGGCTTTTGCCACACAAAGTAAGACACAAAGGTTACAGGGATCAGAAGAATTGCCAGTCCCAGAGGTAAGGGCCAAAAGCTATACTCATGCTCTCCAAGGTGGTGGTGCACCTCGTGCTGTGCCATTTTTACTCCTCCTTTTGATTTAAATTTCCTAATATAAAAAACTTTCACATGGTGATAGTATGATTTAAATCATGAAATTTATTAGCATCAAAAAACTATTTTAAATCACATGCAAAGTCATTGCTATAAGGAGTATTCCTTCCTGTGGGAAGGNNNNNNNNNNNNNNNNNNNNNNNNNNNNNNNNNNNNNNNNNNNNNNNNNNNNNNNNNNNNNNNNNNNNNNNNNNNNNNNNNNNNNNNNNNNNNNNNNNNNGGGCTTACAAACTGGCAAAAGAATGCGCCATAATCTTAACCGACGGAGAGATGGATAGCCCCTTAGTTAAAAGGATCGTGGATACAGTACAAAAGGACGGGAAGAGTTCAGTAAAGGATATACACATTCTTAGGATCCATCACGATAAGTACGCCTGCATAAGGATATCTCAAAAAGATTGGAAAGTTTTGAAAACCTTGCCCATATTACAATAGAACTAAGAGTATGCTCTCGTGTTTGAAAATAGCTATACCCGGTGGGAGGATATTGAAGGTAAGGGCTTCCTTTCCCTACGAAGGCTCCCCCATAGGCTACAGGGTATTGATAAACGGGAGAACTGGCGTAGTAGTTGGTTTGGCGGAGGATGGGAAAGAGGAGCCTTTGCTCTTTCCAGAAAAACTACCTCTGACAGACCCTAAAAACTTGGAGGCTATAAAAGACTTAGCCCTAATATACGGATTACCCACCTGGCAGTTGATGTGGGAGTTCATTCCTTCTCATTGGAATTGGACAAAAGAGAACTTTCTTGAAGTTTCTCTATACCCTTTTCAGGCTTTGGACCAAAAAACAAGGCAAATTCTTAGTTGGGTAGCAGATAGGAAGTTGGTAAAGGAAGATTTAGTAAAAAAAAGGTTTGGAAGTGAGCTGATAAATATGCTTATAAAAAAGGGGTTGTTGAGGGTAAAAAAAGACTGGTCTGCTCCCAACGTGGAAGTGGAGCTGTTTAAGTTAAACGTTCCCTTTGAGGTAGCTATATCTAAGCTCAGGAAGACGAAAAGATACGCCGAAAGGATAAGACTTTTGGCTTATTTGAGGGAAAGACTTTACGCTTCAAGGGAGGAGTTAAGGGAGGAGGGCTTTTCGTCTAAAGATTTAAGAGCTCTTCTTTCTTCTGGTCTTATAAAAGTTGAAAAAGAGCTTATGCAGAACTTTACGATAAATCCAAAGTCTGAGCTTAGAATGGGTGCAGGTTTCTTGTTAAAAAAACTGGAAAAGCCTACGGTGGTAGTTGGAAGCCTTACAAAGCTCACAGAAAGCCTTTTTCAGCTGGTAGAAGAAGCTCTAAGAGAAGGAAAAAGCTTAGCCATATTCTCCTTTTACAATCCTACCCTTAACTATCTTTTGAGAGAGTTAAAGCCTCTCTTTGGAGATAGGGTAGTTTCTTTATCGTCCTTTGAAAGTCCAAAGCAGTTTATTAAAAACTGGTTTTTGGCTCAGGAAAAGGGCAGGATAGTTCTAACTGGAAGGATGGGGCTTTTGGTTCCGTTCAAAGACCTTCATTCCGTAGTGCTCTTTGATGACTACTATACAAAAATGAACGGATACATAGACCTTAGGAATTTTGTCTTTCAGCTTTATAAATACTACGGTTGTCAGTTTTTTTACTACACCTGTGCTCTTAGTGTGGAGACATACCAAAGGGTTAAAGGTGGTCAGTGGGAGATGGAAACTTTGGGCTATTCTGCAGAGGTTAAGTTCTTGAATAGAAAACCAGAAGAAATCCTTTCCCAGGAGCTCCTTTCTGAGCTTGAGGATGATTCCTTGCTTTTGGTGAGAAAGACGGGCTACTCTTACGCATACTGTCCAAAGTGTGGTTTTTTGGTGGATTGTCCAAGGTGTGGAACCTTTTTGACTTTAAGCAAGAACGCCCACACTCTTTATTGCACGAGATGTAATTGGAGAGGGCCTGCTGAGTGCACCCATTGCGGAGGGAGTGTGATTCACTACGGATTTGGCATAGAGAGAGTTATGGAAGAGATAGAAAGGTCTGGCCTTTTAAGGGAAAACATACACTTTGATACGAAACCTTCTTTATCGGGAGTTTATAAAAAGGTCTTTTTGGTTCATGGAGACAACATTCTGTCTGTTCCGAGCATAAACGCAGAGGAGGAGTTTTGGAAATACATACATAGGGCAAGGGCTATAGCAAAGGAACGATTATACATTCAGAGCTTTTTGGATAAGGAAATCATAGAAAATTACCTAAGAGAGGATTTTTTGGAAGCAGAACTGGAGAGAAGAAAGGAAGAGAACCTTCCGCCCTTCTCAAAGCTCATACTTGCGGTTTTTACAAAGGACAGAACAAAGGCATTAGAATCTATCCCAAACATCAAAACAAGGATCTACGGAAATATATTGGAGGCTTTCGTAAAGGTAAATCACAAACAGCTTAGAGAGATCCTACCTAAGGTTATTGCCCTTAAACCGATCAAGCTGGAGGTTTGGTAAAGGTTGCACCTTCTTTATCCACAGAAAGGGACATGTAGCTCGCAGATATGCCGTGTTTTTCAAAGGTAGATACCATAGCTGATCCTACTCTATCTTCTCCATCTAAACAAAAGGATGCCACAGTAGGACCGGCACCGCTTAAGAACACCGCCAATGCTCCAGAAGAATAGGCACTTTCTAATACATCGTTAAAACCCGGAATTAGCTCCTTTCTGTAAGGCTGGTGCAGTTTGTCCTTCACCGCTTCTTTTAGCAGATGATAGTTTCTCTTACAAAGACTGCTGACCAATAGGCTTGCTCTCTGAAGATTGTAAATTGCGTCTTTTAGAGAAACTTCCTTCCTTAGAACTTCCCTTGCCTTCTTGGTTGAAAGCTCAAAGTCTGGTATGCAAACAACTATTCGTATATCTTCTGGAAAGTCAAGTTTTTGATAATGAACTTCTTCGTCTACCGCACACACCAAAAAACCTCCCAAAAGGGCTGGTAGTAGGTTGTCCGGATGGGGTTCAAACTCAAAGGCTATCCTTAGTTTTTCTTCAACGCTTAACTCCTTTTCCTGAAAGAGCTCCCAAAACTTCAAAGCGGAGACTATGGCGGTGGCAGAGGAGCCTAAACCTCTGGCTGTAGGTATGTGGTTTATCATTTTAACTTTCAGTGGTGAAGCTTTAACTCCAAAGACCTGACAGGCTCTAATGTATACCTTAGCAAATAGATTTTCTTG is a window of Thermocrinis sp. DNA encoding:
- the thrB gene encoding homoserine kinase, which codes for MGQDYATLRVPASTSNLGSGFDTFGLALSLYNYFTAEPSDRWSFEIEGEGENLPKDQENLFAKVYIRACQVFGVKASPLKVKMINHIPTARGLGSSATAIVSALKFWELFQEKELSVEEKLRIAFEFEPHPDNLLPALLGGFLVCAVDEEVHYQKLDFPEDIRIVVCIPDFELSTKKAREVLRKEVSLKDAIYNLQRASLLVSSLCKRNYHLLKEAVKDKLHQPYRKELIPGFNDVLESAYSSGALAVFLSGAGPTVASFCLDGEDRVGSAMVSTFEKHGISASYMSLSVDKEGATFTKPPA
- a CDS encoding primosomal protein N', with amino-acid sequence MKIAIPGGRILKVRASFPYEGSPIGYRVLINGRTGVVVGLAEDGKEEPLLFPEKLPLTDPKNLEAIKDLALIYGLPTWQLMWEFIPSHWNWTKENFLEVSLYPFQALDQKTRQILSWVADRKLVKEDLVKKRFGSELINMLIKKGLLRVKKDWSAPNVEVELFKLNVPFEVAISKLRKTKRYAERIRLLAYLRERLYASREELREEGFSSKDLRALLSSGLIKVEKELMQNFTINPKSELRMGAGFLLKKLEKPTVVVGSLTKLTESLFQLVEEALREGKSLAIFSFYNPTLNYLLRELKPLFGDRVVSLSSFESPKQFIKNWFLAQEKGRIVLTGRMGLLVPFKDLHSVVLFDDYYTKMNGYIDLRNFVFQLYKYYGCQFFYYTCALSVETYQRVKGGQWEMETLGYSAEVKFLNRKPEEILSQELLSELEDDSLLLVRKTGYSYAYCPKCGFLVDCPRCGTFLTLSKNAHTLYCTRCNWRGPAECTHCGGSVIHYGFGIERVMEEIERSGLLRENIHFDTKPSLSGVYKKVFLVHGDNILSVPSINAEEEFWKYIHRARAIAKERLYIQSFLDKEIIENYLREDFLEAELERRKEENLPPFSKLILAVFTKDRTKALESIPNIKTRIYGNILEAFVKVNHKQLREILPKVIALKPIKLEVW
- the coxB gene encoding cytochrome c oxidase subunit II, whose translation is MRRTTLGILSAFGLSFAQPLAEPAPLWDKMYYIWLAISVVIYLVVFIPGAYFLVKYRYKKGFNEEAQHVHENPMLEVLWTIIPVIIVIYLATQSFAFYKSQRTAPEGAFEIKVTGFMWGWSFEYPNGKQVYAFFNMIEDPETKSYLPFDKIPDMAKAYIPAGVPIKVLLTSQDVIHSFYVQPAKVTEDAVPGRITHMWFKINQPGEYWAFCREYCGTKHSKMAAVLKVVPKEEFEKWYGGSIDSKQVSLNK
- a CDS encoding SCO family protein, encoding MKLILLLLLPLLTMAYRISNHGEQDLSVVKIREELYLGKTIPDAKVKNLTGDVSLKEFINQKPTALIFAYYTCETACPLTVNNVRKLTKEKYRDYKFVVLSFDEKDNLQTLKAFVDKNFGGQVPENWLVGLLSKEDIKKLTEATGYKFYYIPRDRIFIHTSAIIFISPSGKITRYLYGAFPTEKDLKLAFIEAQKEQPRINNIIDLALLACYRYDNARSKYVIDPMLIFAGLGISGVLATFGLALLYKSRKEVLR
- a CDS encoding heme-copper oxidase subunit III, which produces MAQHEVHHHLGEHEYSFWPLPLGLAILLIPVTFVSYFVWQKPMLALILGGISLVLFVLSLAGWAYEFFKKGHEEGLGFPAMIFFIVSEVVIFGTMFAAFYMARVAHADKWAGWVPKEMNLVMPVILTLILWTSSATAIVAEKAIESGKKALSALFFLITIGLGLLFAVLHIYEWTHLWHGGFTISSNMYGTGFYALTGIHTSHIFVGIFMQLVAIALILTNQISHHKGHTYIRATVLYWHFVDIMWLLVASSAYLVGSLV
- a CDS encoding cbb3-type cytochrome c oxidase subunit I, producing MAVVGVHKPWFGATLKEWVFTTDHKKIGVMYGITSLIFFLIAGISALGIRLELFQPGLQYVDEDHYNQLLTLHGVLMQFWWAVGIWGSFGNFLLPLMIGARDVAFPRLNALSYWLFFAASVMALLTLLPGSQIRMMWTGYPPFSLNDNAGPVAFYALIIHLLGASSLASAINLVVTNLSMRAPGITLKKMNLFLHSFLAMNVIQILGVPALAGAVTMLLLDKYFHTAFFDPARGGDPLLYQNIFWFYSHPVVYVMILPAFGLISEMIATFSRREIFGRTSMIFAIWGIAILGFMVWIHHMFTSGVPDWIRILFSYTTVLIGVPTGIKIFNWIGTLYKGSIRFTTPMLYTLSAIFMFLIGGLTGIPLGLPAFDIGIHDSHFVVAHFHYVLGMALTLAVFGGFHYWFPKLTGKMYSEFWGKVGLVLIMIGSNIFYFLQFVVGLEGMPRRYADYPAIESWIVLHHWQTFGAFILAIGLGIVILNLILSAKLGKKAPDNPWESPSLEWLIPSPPPPHNFDKIPHMPEDWDPYNYEWLKKHKQLHR